A DNA window from Theobroma cacao cultivar B97-61/B2 chromosome 5, Criollo_cocoa_genome_V2, whole genome shotgun sequence contains the following coding sequences:
- the LOC18599746 gene encoding protein DETOXIFICATION 24: MDESLLGSETNTSGELKGRVWLESRKLWRIAFPAMVTKLTSFGMFVITQAFIGHLSNVELAAYSLIQIITVRFAYGILLGMSSAPETLCGQAFGAKQCHMMGIYLQRSWIINLGAQTVMLPIFIFASPLLKLLGEEEDVANQAGYISVWFIPVLYAFLFNITIQKYLQAQLKNMIIGWLSAISLVLHVLLSWIFVTKLNWGIPGAMSSMIIANWFVVIGEFAYIFCGWCPDTWKGFTLACFTDLFPVLKLSISSALMLCLELWYYAVLVLLAGHMKNATTAISAFSICLNIIAWEFMLCLGFFASASVRVSNELGNGNAKAAKFSMKVIIVTSICIGLFFWALCLIFGHQLGFLFTSDEKVVETVSGLSVLLSFSVLLNSVQSVLSGGAVGAGRQSIVAYVNICSYYIVGVPLGVVLGYIAHLELKGLWIGMIIGVVIQTTVLGYITWRTNWEEQVKRASERLNKWFLRSSDESNGSPDQERLTE; the protein is encoded by the exons ATGGATGAGAGTCTTCTTGGATCAGAGACAAATACTAGTGGTGAATTAAAAGGGAGAGTGTGGTTGGAATCGAGAAAGCTATGGAGGATAGCGTTTCCTGCAATGGTAACAAAGTTGACATCATTCGGAATGTTTGTGATTACACAAGCATTTATTGGTCATCTTAGCAATGTTGAGCTTGCAGCTTATTCCCTCATACAAATCATTACAGTACGGTTTGCCTATGGAATTTTG TTGGGCATGTCTAGCGCACCTGAGACGCTATGCGGGCAAGCATTTGGAGCAAAGCAATGCCATATGATGGGAATTTACCTGCAACGATCATGGATTATTAACCTTGGTGCTCAAACCGTTATGCTGCCAATATTCATCTTTGCTTCACCACTCCTCAAATTActtggagaagaagaagatgtaGCGAATCAAGCAGGATATATTTCTGTATGGTTCATCCCCGTCCTCTATGCTTTTCTCTTTAATATAACCATCCAAAAGTACTTACAAGCACAGCTTAAGAACATGATTATCGGATGGCTTTCTGCTATATCGCTTGTACTTCATGTGCTCTTGTCATGGATCTTTGTGACCAAACTAAATTGGGGGATTCCTGGTGCAATGAGTTCAATGATTATTGCAAATTGGTTTGTGGTAATTGGAGAGTTTGCCTACATCTTTTGTGGTTGGTGTCCTGACACATGGAAAGGATTCACTTTAGCTTGCTTTACTGATCTATTTCCTGTGCTAAAGCTCTCCATATCCTCTGCATTGATGCTTTG CTTAGAGTTATGGTATTATGCTGTTCTAGTCCTTCTGGCAGGACATATGAAAAATGCTACAACTGCAATTTCTGCATTTTCCATCTG TCTGAACATCATAGCTTGGGAATTTATGTTATGCCTTGGCTTCTTTGCTTCAGCAAG CGTTCGGGTATCAAATGAATTGGGGAATGGAAATGCCAAAGCagcaaaattttccatgaaagtAATCATAGTTACTTCGATCTGTATTGGACTGTTCTTCTGGGCTCTGTGCTTAATATTCGGTCATCAACTCGGCTTCCTGTTCACAAGTGATGAGAAAGTAGTAGAAACTGTATCAGGCCTCTCTGTCCTGCTTTCTTTCTCAGTTTTGCTCAACAGTGTTCAGTCAGTCTTATCAG GGGGAGCTGTAGGTGCAGGCAGGCAAAGTATAGTTGCATATGTTAACATTTGTTCCTATTATATCGTTGGCGTGCCATTGGGAGTTGTGCTTGGATATATTGCCCATTTGGAATTGAAG GGCTTATGGATTGGGATGATAATTGGTGTTGTGATACAAACGACCGTGCTTGGCTATATTACCTGGAGGACTAATTGGGAAGAACAG GTGAAGAGAGCATCAGAGCGACTCAATAAGTGGTTCTTGAGGTCTTCAGATGAATCTAATGGCAGTCCAGATCAAGAGAGATTGACTGAATGA